A section of the Saccharopolyspora gregorii genome encodes:
- a CDS encoding Pls/PosA family non-ribosomal peptide synthetase: protein MSMNRGTGPAAGTTPITDLLAHSPGSTAAAAALARALLEPDRTATRPGPGAAGEPAVPEAVADGRTEPEQAAGAAPAAVFDSGPAAPERTLLDVFAATARAHPDALALDAGERTLTYRELAERVRVAARELTDLGVGRGDRVGVRVESGTAELYLAVLAVLAAGAAYVPVDADDPQERADLVFGEAGVCAVLTGGAPELLGTPGGRGGAPTPDDDAWIIFTSGSTGTPKGVAVPHRAAAAFADAEARLFLPDDPIGPGDRVLAGLSVAFDASCEEMWLAWRRGACLVPAPRSLVRTGADLGPWLVRRRISVVSTVPTLAALWPPEALAEVRLLIFGGEACPPELAERLVADGREVWNTYGPTEATVVACAARLDGAGPVRIGLPLDGWRLAVVDAAGSPVRPGEQGELVIGGVGLARYLDAAKDAEKFAPLPSLGWERAYRSGDLVRADPEGLVFVGRADEQVKLGGRRIELGEVDAALQALPGVAGAAAAVRRTKAGGELLVGYLAAEDSFDTDDAVRRLREVLPASLVPLLAVVAELPTRTSGKVDRAALPWPLPSREPAADGSLSVTESWLAGEWAEVLGMRPDGPRADFFALGGGSLAAAQLVTRLRTRHPQVSVADVYQHPRLGELAAQLDELDAVTADRREIAEVPRRMGWAQLAMLVPLSTLTGLRWTAVLAAGGTLLAAAGAPWAPRVSWWLLLVAWLVLFSPPGRIALAVSGIRLLLHRVRPGTYPRGGGVHLRLWAAQQWDQRCGASAVSGAFWTTHYAKALGAKIGDDVDLHSPPPVTGLLKIGRGAAVEPEVDLSGYWVDGDIVHIGRIKVGAGARVGARSTLLPGAHVGKGAEAAAGSTVHGVIPARQRWSGSPAARTSGSPAKWPAQRAPRSRRWSAVYGLTSVLFALVPVLAVLPALPVVVPELLAAATAQDAVRRVLPLVPAATAACFGGYALLVLVAVRTLGIGLREGHHPVHGRIGWQVWASERLMGMARTALFPLYASTFTPTWLRLLGAKVGRGTEISTVLAVPKMTKVADGAFLADDTMVATYELSRGWLHVAPARIGKGAFLGNSGMTAPGRSVPKRGLVGVLSSTPRKAKKGSSYLGLPPMPLRRAQVAADAERTFDPPLRLVFARALVELCRIVPAMVSAALAVLVLGGLAEVWRVAGPWAAAVLSGVVLLVAGVLACAVTTAAKWLLIGRFRVRQRPLWSSFVWRGELADTFVEVLAVPWLAGPATGTPLLSMWLRTMGARIGRGAWVETYWLPEADLVRIGRGAAVNRGCVVQTHLFHDRIMSMDEVALEQGATLGPHGIVLPGAAIGARTTVGPGSLITRGDAVPADSRWCGNPISAWRA from the coding sequence GTGTCGATGAACCGCGGGACCGGGCCGGCCGCGGGCACCACCCCCATCACCGATCTGCTCGCGCACTCGCCGGGGTCGACGGCCGCGGCGGCGGCGCTGGCCCGAGCCCTGCTGGAGCCCGATCGGACGGCCACCCGGCCCGGCCCGGGAGCAGCGGGAGAACCGGCCGTCCCGGAGGCCGTGGCCGACGGGCGAACGGAACCGGAGCAGGCCGCCGGTGCCGCGCCCGCCGCCGTGTTCGACTCCGGGCCGGCCGCGCCGGAACGCACCCTGCTCGACGTGTTCGCCGCGACCGCGCGCGCCCACCCGGACGCGCTCGCGCTGGACGCGGGCGAGCGGACCCTCACCTACCGGGAGCTGGCGGAGCGGGTCCGGGTCGCGGCGCGCGAGCTCACCGACCTCGGCGTCGGCCGCGGCGACCGGGTCGGCGTCCGCGTCGAATCCGGTACCGCCGAGCTGTACCTGGCGGTGCTGGCGGTGCTCGCCGCGGGCGCGGCCTACGTGCCGGTGGACGCCGACGACCCGCAGGAGCGCGCGGACCTGGTGTTCGGCGAGGCCGGGGTGTGCGCGGTGCTGACCGGCGGTGCCCCGGAACTGCTCGGCACGCCGGGTGGCCGCGGTGGCGCGCCGACCCCGGACGACGACGCGTGGATCATCTTCACCTCCGGTTCCACCGGCACCCCGAAGGGTGTGGCGGTGCCGCACCGCGCGGCGGCGGCGTTCGCGGACGCCGAGGCCCGGCTGTTCCTCCCCGACGACCCGATCGGGCCGGGCGACCGGGTGCTGGCGGGGCTGTCGGTGGCGTTCGACGCGTCCTGCGAGGAGATGTGGCTGGCGTGGCGGCGCGGCGCCTGCCTGGTGCCCGCGCCGCGGTCCTTGGTGCGCACCGGCGCGGACCTGGGGCCGTGGCTGGTGCGGCGGCGGATCAGCGTGGTCTCCACCGTGCCGACGCTCGCGGCGCTGTGGCCGCCGGAGGCGCTGGCCGAGGTGCGGTTGCTGATCTTCGGCGGGGAGGCGTGCCCGCCGGAGCTCGCCGAGCGGCTCGTCGCCGACGGCCGCGAGGTGTGGAACACCTATGGCCCGACCGAGGCGACGGTGGTGGCCTGCGCGGCGCGCCTCGACGGCGCGGGACCGGTGCGGATCGGGTTGCCCCTGGACGGGTGGCGGCTCGCCGTCGTGGACGCCGCGGGAAGCCCGGTCCGGCCGGGCGAGCAGGGCGAACTGGTCATCGGCGGCGTCGGGCTGGCCCGCTACCTGGACGCGGCCAAGGACGCGGAGAAGTTCGCGCCGCTGCCCTCGCTGGGCTGGGAGCGGGCCTACCGCAGCGGTGACCTGGTCCGCGCCGACCCGGAGGGGCTGGTGTTCGTCGGTCGCGCCGACGAGCAGGTCAAGCTCGGCGGCAGGCGCATCGAGCTCGGCGAGGTCGACGCCGCGCTGCAGGCCCTGCCCGGGGTGGCGGGCGCCGCCGCGGCGGTGCGCCGCACGAAGGCGGGCGGCGAGCTGCTCGTCGGCTACCTGGCGGCGGAGGACTCGTTCGACACCGACGACGCGGTGCGGCGGCTGCGCGAGGTGCTGCCCGCTTCGCTGGTGCCGCTGCTCGCGGTCGTGGCCGAGCTGCCGACCCGCACCTCCGGCAAGGTCGATCGGGCCGCGCTGCCCTGGCCGCTGCCGAGCCGGGAGCCCGCGGCGGACGGCTCGCTGTCGGTCACCGAGTCGTGGCTGGCGGGGGAGTGGGCGGAGGTCCTGGGCATGCGCCCCGACGGCCCGCGTGCCGACTTCTTCGCCCTCGGCGGCGGCAGCCTCGCCGCCGCGCAGCTGGTCACCAGGTTGCGCACCCGGCACCCGCAGGTCTCCGTCGCCGACGTCTACCAGCACCCGCGCCTCGGCGAGCTGGCCGCGCAGCTCGACGAGCTGGACGCGGTGACCGCCGACCGGCGCGAGATCGCCGAGGTGCCGCGGCGGATGGGCTGGGCGCAGCTCGCGATGCTGGTGCCGCTGAGCACGCTCACCGGGCTGCGCTGGACCGCGGTGCTGGCCGCGGGCGGCACGCTGCTGGCGGCGGCGGGAGCGCCGTGGGCGCCGCGGGTGTCCTGGTGGCTGCTGCTGGTGGCGTGGCTGGTGCTGTTCAGCCCGCCGGGCCGGATCGCGCTCGCGGTCAGCGGCATCCGGCTGCTGCTGCACCGGGTCCGGCCGGGCACCTACCCGCGCGGCGGCGGCGTGCACCTGCGGTTGTGGGCCGCGCAGCAGTGGGACCAGCGGTGCGGGGCGAGCGCGGTCTCCGGCGCGTTCTGGACCACGCACTACGCGAAGGCGCTGGGCGCGAAGATCGGCGACGACGTCGACCTGCACTCGCCGCCGCCGGTCACCGGCTTGCTCAAGATCGGTCGCGGGGCGGCGGTCGAACCCGAGGTGGACCTGTCCGGGTACTGGGTCGACGGCGACATCGTCCACATCGGACGGATCAAGGTGGGCGCGGGGGCGCGGGTCGGCGCGCGCAGCACCCTGCTGCCGGGCGCGCACGTCGGCAAGGGCGCGGAGGCCGCCGCCGGATCGACCGTGCACGGCGTGATCCCCGCTCGGCAGCGCTGGTCCGGTTCGCCCGCGGCCCGCACCTCCGGTTCCCCGGCGAAGTGGCCGGCGCAGCGGGCGCCGCGCTCCCGCCGGTGGAGCGCGGTGTACGGGCTGACCTCGGTGCTGTTCGCGCTGGTGCCGGTGCTGGCGGTGCTGCCCGCGCTGCCCGTGGTCGTCCCCGAGCTGCTGGCGGCGGCCACCGCGCAGGACGCGGTGCGGCGGGTGCTGCCGCTGGTCCCGGCCGCCACGGCCGCCTGCTTCGGCGGCTACGCGCTGCTGGTGCTGGTGGCGGTCCGCACCCTCGGCATCGGGTTGCGCGAGGGGCACCACCCGGTGCACGGCCGGATCGGCTGGCAGGTGTGGGCTTCGGAACGGCTGATGGGCATGGCGCGCACCGCGCTGTTCCCGCTGTACGCCAGCACGTTCACGCCGACGTGGCTGCGGCTGCTCGGCGCGAAGGTGGGGCGCGGCACGGAGATCTCGACGGTGCTCGCGGTGCCGAAGATGACGAAGGTCGCCGACGGCGCGTTCCTCGCCGACGACACGATGGTCGCCACCTACGAGCTCTCCCGCGGCTGGCTGCACGTCGCACCGGCCCGCATCGGCAAGGGCGCGTTCCTCGGCAATTCGGGGATGACCGCGCCGGGCCGCTCGGTGCCGAAGCGGGGGCTGGTCGGGGTGTTGTCCTCGACGCCGCGGAAGGCGAAGAAGGGTTCCTCGTACCTGGGCCTGCCACCGATGCCGCTGCGGCGCGCGCAGGTCGCCGCGGACGCCGAGCGCACCTTCGACCCGCCGCTGCGGCTGGTGTTCGCCCGCGCGCTGGTGGAGCTGTGCCGCATCGTGCCGGCGATGGTGTCGGCGGCGCTGGCCGTGCTGGTGCTCGGCGGCCTCGCCGAGGTGTGGCGGGTCGCGGGCCCGTGGGCGGCGGCGGTGCTGTCCGGGGTCGTGCTGCTGGTGGCGGGCGTGCTGGCCTGCGCGGTGACGACGGCGGCGAAGTGGCTGCTGATCGGCCGGTTCCGGGTGCGGCAGCGCCCGCTGTGGAGTTCCTTCGTGTGGCGCGGCGAGCTCGCCGACACCTTCGTCGAGGTGCTCGCGGTGCCGTGGCTGGCGGGCCCGGCGACCGGCACCCCGCTGCTGTCGATGTGGTTGCGCACCATGGGCGCGCGCATCGGGCGCGGCGCGTGGGTGGAGACCTACTGGCTGCCCGAGGCCGACCTGGTGCGCATCGGCAGGGGCGCCGCGGTCAACCGGGGGTGCGTGGTGCAGACCCACCTGTTCCATGATCGGATCATGAGCATGGACGAGGTGGCGCTGGAGCAGGGCGCGACGCTGGGGCCGCACGGCATCGTGCTGCCCGGCGCGGCCATCGGCGCCCGCACCACCGTCGGCCCCGGGTCGCTGATCACCCGCGGCGACGCGGTGCCCGCGGATTCGCGCTGGTGCGGCAACCCGATCTCGGCGTGGCGGGCATGA
- a CDS encoding M1 family metallopeptidase → MTAAPGADRSTDSYLPEHGNGGYRVEHYDLDLDYRVGPNRLSGEAVLTAVAGQALSALSLDLADLRVRRVTVDDRPAKFTHRAGKLRIRPAAPIAGGARFRVRVRYAGNPSPIRGRWGDIGWDELTEGSLVAGQPVGAPSWFPCNDHPSDKAAYRVAVTADTGFEVLVTGDLVSRRAAGAGTERWVYERAEPTPTYLMGVHTGRYREVPLATGPVPQRAAVPPHLVAPFREMFGRHDEIMRVLCGLFGPYPFAEYVVVITDDELDEPIEAQGMAVFGRNLLDGTRTYERLVVHELAHQWFGNSLTIGDWRDIWLNEGFATYAEWLFAEAVGERTAAEHARDWHRRMRQAEPGLRVADPGVARLFDEGVYKRGALALHALRVELGEEPFFGLLRRWAAEHRHGTVRTAEFTALAEEIAGRSLAEFFAGWLHGTEPPADPGF, encoded by the coding sequence ATGACGGCCGCACCGGGAGCGGACCGCTCGACGGACTCGTACCTGCCGGAGCACGGCAACGGCGGCTACCGGGTGGAGCACTACGACCTGGACCTGGACTACCGGGTCGGCCCGAACCGGCTGTCCGGGGAGGCGGTGCTCACCGCGGTGGCCGGGCAGGCGCTGTCCGCGTTGAGCCTGGACCTGGCGGACCTGCGGGTGCGCCGGGTGACCGTCGACGACCGGCCCGCGAAGTTCACCCACCGCGCGGGCAAGCTGCGCATCCGGCCGGCGGCGCCCATCGCCGGCGGCGCCCGGTTCCGGGTGCGGGTGCGGTACGCCGGGAACCCGAGCCCGATCCGCGGCCGGTGGGGCGACATCGGCTGGGACGAGCTGACCGAGGGCTCGCTGGTGGCCGGCCAGCCGGTCGGGGCGCCGTCTTGGTTCCCGTGCAACGACCACCCGTCCGACAAGGCCGCCTACCGGGTCGCGGTCACCGCCGACACCGGGTTCGAGGTGCTGGTCACCGGAGACCTGGTGTCCCGGCGCGCGGCGGGCGCGGGCACCGAGCGGTGGGTCTACGAGCGGGCCGAACCGACCCCGACCTACCTGATGGGCGTGCACACCGGCCGCTACCGGGAGGTGCCGCTGGCCACCGGCCCGGTGCCGCAGCGCGCCGCGGTGCCGCCGCACCTGGTGGCGCCGTTCCGGGAGATGTTCGGCCGCCACGACGAGATCATGCGGGTGCTGTGCGGCCTGTTCGGCCCGTACCCGTTCGCCGAGTACGTCGTGGTGATCACCGACGACGAGCTGGACGAGCCGATCGAGGCGCAGGGCATGGCGGTGTTCGGCCGGAACCTGCTCGACGGCACCCGCACCTACGAGCGGCTGGTGGTGCACGAGCTGGCACACCAGTGGTTCGGCAACAGCCTCACCATCGGCGATTGGCGCGACATCTGGCTCAACGAGGGCTTCGCGACCTACGCGGAGTGGCTGTTCGCGGAGGCCGTCGGCGAGCGCACCGCCGCCGAGCACGCCCGCGACTGGCACCGGCGGATGCGGCAGGCCGAACCCGGACTGCGGGTGGCCGATCCGGGCGTGGCGCGGCTGTTCGACGAGGGCGTGTACAAGCGGGGCGCGCTGGCGCTGCACGCGCTGCGCGTCGAGCTCGGCGAGGAACCGTTCTTCGGCCTGCTGCGCCGCTGGGCCGCCGAGCACCGGCACGGCACGGTGCGCACCGCCGAGTTCACCGCGCTGGCCGAGGAGATCGCCGGTCGTTCCCTGGCCGAGTTCTTCGCCGGCTGGCTGCACGGCACCGAACCGCCCGCGGACCCCGGTTTCTGA
- a CDS encoding MarR family winged helix-turn-helix transcriptional regulator, whose amino-acid sequence MGSIDLNGHPGHLIRRVQQVHTMLWTAAVSEEITPPQFAVLNGLADESGLDQRTLAGRVALDRSTAADVIARLVRRGLVERARDSADGRRNVLRLTGTGREAHAGLLRRTERMIEILLTPLDGAEREQLLGLLERVAQAGERIRDPG is encoded by the coding sequence GTGGGTTCCATCGATCTGAACGGCCATCCCGGGCACCTGATCCGCCGGGTCCAGCAGGTGCACACGATGCTGTGGACGGCCGCGGTGTCCGAGGAGATCACGCCGCCGCAGTTCGCCGTGCTCAACGGGCTCGCCGACGAATCCGGGCTGGACCAGCGCACCCTCGCGGGTCGGGTCGCGCTGGACCGCTCCACCGCCGCCGACGTGATCGCGCGGCTGGTGCGGCGCGGGCTGGTCGAGCGCGCCAGGGACAGCGCGGACGGCAGGCGCAACGTGCTGCGGCTGACCGGCACCGGCCGCGAGGCGCACGCCGGTCTGCTGCGGCGCACCGAGCGGATGATCGAGATCCTGCTGACCCCGCTGGACGGCGCGGAGCGCGAGCAGCTGCTCGGCCTGCTGGAGCGGGTCGCGCAGGCCGGGGAACGCATCCGCGACCCCGGCTGA
- a CDS encoding 4-hydroxybenzoate 3-monooxygenase, protein MRTSVAIIGAGPAGLLLARLLQQRGIESVVLESRSRDHVEHRQRAGILEQGTVDVLRACGAGERMDREGLVHDGIELRFGGAAHRIDLAALTGGRRVVVYAQTEVVRDLVALRLDSGAPLLFDAEVLAVHDAETERPRVRYRHGGAEHELTADHVVGADGFHGAARRSIPADRIRTYERSYPFAWLGVLADVPPSTDELVYACHDRGFALHSMRGPQVSRLYLQVPPDADLADWPDERIWDELDVRFAADGWRLRRGPITDRSITPMRSFVAEPMRHGRLLLAGDAAHIVPPTGAKGLNLAVADVVLLDRALAAAVQHGDPRPLESYSDTALRRVWRAEHFSYSMTTLLHADPAADEFGRRLQRAQLDQLVDSAAAATSLAENYAGLPL, encoded by the coding sequence ATGCGGACCAGCGTGGCCATCATCGGAGCGGGACCGGCGGGCCTGCTGCTCGCGCGGCTGCTGCAGCAGCGGGGCATCGAGTCGGTCGTGCTGGAATCCCGCTCCCGCGACCACGTCGAGCACCGGCAGCGCGCCGGGATCCTGGAGCAGGGCACCGTCGACGTGCTGCGCGCGTGCGGTGCGGGGGAGCGGATGGACCGCGAAGGCCTGGTGCACGACGGCATCGAACTGCGCTTCGGCGGCGCCGCCCACCGCATCGACCTCGCCGCGCTCACCGGCGGGCGCCGGGTGGTGGTCTACGCGCAGACCGAGGTCGTGCGCGACCTGGTGGCGCTGCGCCTCGACTCGGGCGCACCGCTGCTGTTCGACGCCGAAGTCCTCGCGGTGCACGACGCCGAGACCGAGCGGCCGCGGGTCCGCTACCGCCACGGCGGCGCCGAGCACGAGCTCACCGCCGACCACGTGGTCGGCGCGGACGGGTTCCACGGCGCGGCGCGCAGATCCATCCCCGCCGACCGCATCCGCACCTACGAGCGCAGCTACCCGTTCGCCTGGCTGGGCGTGCTCGCCGACGTGCCACCGTCCACCGACGAGCTCGTCTACGCCTGCCACGACAGGGGATTCGCGCTGCACAGCATGCGCGGGCCGCAGGTGAGCAGGCTGTACCTGCAGGTCCCGCCGGACGCCGACCTGGCCGACTGGCCGGACGAGCGGATCTGGGACGAGCTGGACGTGCGCTTCGCCGCCGACGGGTGGCGGCTGCGGCGCGGACCGATCACCGACCGCTCCATCACGCCGATGCGCAGCTTCGTCGCCGAACCGATGCGCCACGGCAGGCTGCTGCTGGCCGGGGACGCCGCGCACATCGTGCCGCCCACCGGGGCGAAGGGACTGAACCTCGCGGTCGCCGACGTGGTGCTGCTGGACCGGGCGCTGGCCGCGGCGGTGCAGCACGGCGACCCGCGCCCGTTGGAGTCCTATTCGGACACCGCGCTGCGGCGGGTGTGGCGGGCCGAGCACTTCTCGTACTCGATGACGACGCTGCTGCACGCCGATCCGGCGGCCGACGAGTTCGGCCGCCGGTTGCAGCGCGCGCAGCTGGACCAGCTCGTCGACTCGGCCGCGGCCGCCACCTCGCTCGCCGAGAACTACGCGGGCCTCCCGCTGTAG
- a CDS encoding class I adenylate-forming enzyme family protein has translation MAAHEEHSRHDAAQHDLAPPHSRPSEPEPPNAVAAFADAVRRCPDAPLIRYFDATITTTELDELTDAFAAALQDRGVVPGERVALYLQSTPQFAIALLGAWKAGCTAVPVNPMNKRRELALLLADSGAAVLVALRGLHESVAAEVLPETAVRLVITTAERAFQGRDDARVLPEPDGPVPAGTTDLGELLAAHRGRRPEPVEPGPEDVAALSYTSGTTGPPKGAMNTHRNVVFDARVWRDLAGLGADGSVLGVAPLFHITGLVGHVALALLTPVPLVLTHRFEPEVVLDAIREHRPTFAVGAITAFIALLGTEGTAADLASLRRVYSGGAPIPPSAVRDFERRFGQRIHNVYGLTETTSAAFAQPWGVAGRVDVASGALSVGVPVGSTRARVLGEDGREVPPGEIGELAISGPQVVPGYWGRPAETEAALPGGELRTGDVAHRDADGWFYLVDRKKDQINAGGYKVWPREVEDVLYEHPAVREAAVVGVPDPYRGETVRAYVSLRAGQRADPAELVEFCRARLAAYKYPRQVEVLPELPKTATGKLLRRALRDR, from the coding sequence ATGGCCGCCCACGAGGAGCACTCCCGGCACGACGCGGCGCAGCACGACCTGGCGCCGCCCCACTCCCGGCCCTCCGAGCCCGAGCCCCCGAACGCGGTGGCCGCGTTCGCCGACGCGGTGCGCCGGTGCCCGGACGCCCCGCTGATCCGCTACTTCGACGCGACGATCACCACCACCGAGCTCGACGAGCTCACCGACGCGTTCGCCGCAGCGCTGCAGGACCGCGGGGTGGTACCGGGCGAGCGGGTGGCGCTGTACCTGCAGAGCACGCCGCAGTTCGCCATCGCGCTGCTCGGCGCGTGGAAGGCCGGCTGCACCGCGGTGCCGGTCAACCCGATGAACAAGCGGCGGGAGCTCGCGTTGCTGCTGGCCGATTCGGGAGCGGCGGTGCTGGTGGCGCTGCGCGGGCTGCACGAGTCGGTGGCCGCCGAGGTGCTCCCGGAGACCGCGGTGCGGCTGGTGATCACCACCGCCGAACGCGCCTTCCAGGGCCGCGACGACGCGCGGGTGCTGCCGGAACCGGACGGGCCGGTGCCCGCGGGCACCACCGATCTCGGCGAGCTGCTCGCGGCGCACCGCGGGCGCCGGCCGGAGCCGGTGGAACCGGGCCCGGAGGACGTGGCGGCGCTGAGCTACACCTCCGGCACCACCGGCCCGCCGAAGGGCGCGATGAACACCCACCGCAACGTGGTGTTCGACGCGCGGGTGTGGCGGGACCTGGCCGGGCTCGGCGCGGACGGCTCGGTGCTCGGCGTGGCGCCGCTGTTCCACATCACCGGCCTGGTGGGGCACGTGGCGCTGGCGCTGCTCACGCCGGTGCCGCTGGTGCTCACCCACCGGTTCGAGCCGGAAGTGGTGCTGGACGCGATCCGCGAGCACCGGCCCACCTTCGCGGTCGGGGCGATCACCGCGTTCATCGCGCTGCTCGGCACCGAGGGCACGGCGGCGGACCTGGCGAGCCTGCGCCGCGTCTACTCCGGTGGCGCGCCGATCCCGCCGAGCGCGGTGCGGGACTTCGAGCGGCGGTTCGGGCAGCGCATCCACAACGTCTACGGCCTCACCGAGACCACCTCGGCCGCGTTCGCGCAGCCGTGGGGCGTGGCGGGCCGGGTCGACGTGGCCTCGGGCGCGCTGTCGGTGGGGGTGCCGGTGGGCTCGACGCGCGCCCGCGTCCTCGGCGAGGACGGCCGCGAGGTGCCGCCCGGCGAGATCGGCGAACTGGCGATCTCCGGTCCGCAGGTGGTGCCCGGCTACTGGGGCAGGCCCGCGGAGACCGAGGCGGCGCTGCCCGGCGGCGAGCTGCGCACCGGCGACGTCGCGCACCGGGACGCCGACGGGTGGTTCTACCTGGTGGACCGCAAGAAGGACCAGATCAACGCGGGCGGCTACAAGGTGTGGCCGCGGGAGGTGGAGGACGTGCTCTACGAGCACCCCGCCGTCCGCGAGGCCGCCGTCGTCGGCGTGCCGGACCCGTACCGCGGCGAGACGGTGCGGGCGTACGTGAGCCTCCGCGCCGGGCAGCGCGCCGATCCCGCGGAGCTGGTGGAGTTCTGCCGCGCGCGGCTGGCGGCCTACAAGTACCCGCGGCAGGTCGAGGTGCTGCCCGAGCTGCCGAAGACCGCCACCGGCAAGCTGCTGCGCCGCGCCCTGCGGGACCGCTGA
- the metX gene encoding homoserine O-acetyltransferase MetX, producing the protein MNTRSLPATGAWREGDPPGRRRFLHLDRPRLESGAVLPGARLAYETWGSLDPDGGNAVLVLHALTGDAHLRGPAGPGHPAAGWWEGVVGPGLALDTDRWFVVAPNALGGCQGSTGPADPAPDGRPWGGRFPSLTVRDLVRSEVALAEALGVPRWAAVIGGSLGGMRALEWAVDQPDRVGSALVLCCGAAATAEQIAWSSTQLHAIRADPDWLGGDFHELPDGRGPHAGLGLARRIAHLTYRSPQELEARFGSAPQDGEDPAAGGRYAVESYLDHHAAKLVRRFDAASYVRLTEAMSGHDVGRDRGGVAAALGRVRARTLVAGVDSDRLFPPADQHALAEGLGTSARIIRSAHGHDGFLVETEQVAELVAELLKGA; encoded by the coding sequence ATGAACACGCGGTCCCTTCCCGCCACCGGTGCCTGGCGGGAAGGGGATCCGCCGGGGCGGCGGCGGTTCCTGCACCTCGATCGGCCACGTCTGGAGTCGGGTGCTGTGCTGCCCGGCGCGCGCCTGGCGTACGAGACGTGGGGTTCCCTCGACCCCGACGGCGGCAACGCGGTGCTGGTGCTGCACGCGCTCACCGGTGACGCGCACCTGCGCGGGCCCGCCGGGCCGGGGCATCCGGCCGCGGGCTGGTGGGAAGGCGTGGTCGGGCCCGGCCTGGCGCTGGACACCGACCGCTGGTTCGTGGTGGCGCCGAACGCGCTCGGCGGCTGCCAGGGCAGCACCGGCCCGGCCGACCCGGCACCGGACGGGCGACCGTGGGGCGGCCGGTTCCCGTCGCTGACCGTGCGGGACCTGGTGCGTTCGGAGGTCGCGCTCGCGGAGGCCTTGGGCGTGCCCCGGTGGGCGGCGGTGATCGGCGGTTCCCTGGGCGGGATGCGCGCCTTGGAGTGGGCCGTGGACCAGCCGGACCGGGTCGGTTCCGCACTGGTGCTGTGCTGCGGGGCGGCCGCGACGGCGGAGCAGATCGCCTGGTCGTCGACGCAGCTGCACGCGATCCGCGCCGATCCGGACTGGCTGGGCGGTGACTTCCACGAGCTGCCCGACGGGCGCGGACCGCACGCCGGGCTCGGGCTGGCGCGGCGGATCGCGCACCTGACCTACCGCAGCCCGCAGGAGCTCGAAGCCCGGTTCGGTTCGGCTCCCCAGGACGGCGAAGATCCGGCGGCGGGCGGGCGCTACGCGGTGGAGTCGTACCTGGACCACCACGCGGCGAAGCTGGTGCGGCGCTTCGACGCCGCCAGCTACGTGCGGCTCACCGAGGCGATGAGCGGGCACGACGTGGGGCGCGACCGCGGCGGGGTGGCGGCGGCGCTGGGCCGGGTGCGGGCGCGGACGCTGGTCGCCGGGGTGGACAGCGACCGGCTGTTCCCGCCCGCCGACCAGCACGCCCTCGCGGAGGGGCTGGGGACCAGCGCGCGGATCATCCGGTCCGCGCACGGCCACGACGGGTTCCTGGTGGAGACCGAGCAGGTCGCCGAACTGGTCGCCGAACTGCTCAAGGGAGCTTGA